One Oceanicoccus sagamiensis genomic region harbors:
- a CDS encoding ATP-binding protein, which yields MPNTLFGRVFIASFLALSFFFGLLGYIINQLSLENVYAAKKEQLRLQSNILLSSAIIGDNAIELPDELREARFDDFESGLYGYISDSQGKIYWSSYSAHTLDLDIVLLESSITEAGKAEYIVYPDYFVYHYKVRWEVKADQPELFTFTVMEDSRPTLANIEDFQQDLRLWLMGIGLVLIALLMLILRWGTKPLRQLARNLKQIESGLKERIEGRYPVELKGVTKNLNTLIKNERSQRERYHSTLADLAHSLKTPLAVIQTELETHQPNPLIAEQTQRMDEIIKHQLQRAVISTQHELSESVLVQTCVDRLVSAMNKVYADKEINFSIDISEGCLFKGDPRDLMEVLGNLLDNACKACLQTIQINASNNDKRLRLEIHDDGAGIAPEQREQLIQRGQRADTQYSGQGIGLNVAHDIIESYQGKLIIEQSPDGGALFALEFYTH from the coding sequence GTGCCTAATACATTATTTGGTAGAGTTTTTATTGCCAGCTTTTTAGCACTGAGTTTTTTCTTTGGTTTGCTGGGTTATATTATTAACCAGCTATCACTGGAAAACGTCTACGCCGCTAAAAAGGAGCAACTACGTTTACAAAGTAATATTCTGCTTTCCTCCGCCATTATTGGTGACAATGCGATTGAGCTGCCAGACGAATTAAGAGAAGCCAGGTTTGATGACTTTGAGTCCGGATTGTATGGCTATATCAGCGATAGTCAGGGCAAGATTTATTGGAGCTCCTATTCTGCCCATACACTGGATCTAGATATAGTATTACTGGAATCCTCTATCACCGAAGCCGGCAAAGCAGAATATATTGTTTACCCGGATTATTTTGTATACCACTATAAAGTTAGATGGGAAGTGAAAGCTGATCAACCCGAGCTATTCACCTTTACCGTCATGGAAGACAGCCGGCCCACACTGGCCAATATCGAGGACTTTCAACAGGACCTGCGGCTATGGCTAATGGGTATTGGCTTAGTCTTGATTGCTTTGCTAATGCTTATCTTACGCTGGGGTACCAAACCCCTACGGCAACTGGCCCGCAATCTAAAGCAAATTGAAAGCGGCTTAAAAGAGCGCATCGAGGGCCGCTACCCAGTTGAATTAAAAGGTGTGACCAAAAACCTTAATACCCTGATCAAAAATGAGCGCAGCCAACGGGAACGCTACCACAGCACCCTCGCCGATCTTGCCCATAGTTTAAAAACTCCGCTGGCTGTTATTCAAACCGAACTTGAAACCCATCAACCTAACCCCCTGATTGCCGAACAAACACAGCGCATGGACGAAATCATTAAGCATCAATTACAACGTGCGGTGATCTCTACCCAACATGAGTTAAGCGAGAGCGTCTTAGTACAGACATGCGTCGACCGGCTGGTCAGTGCGATGAATAAAGTCTATGCCGACAAAGAGATTAACTTCAGCATTGATATTAGTGAAGGTTGTTTGTTTAAGGGCGACCCCAGAGATTTAATGGAAGTGTTAGGTAATTTGCTGGATAACGCCTGCAAAGCTTGTCTACAAACGATCCAGATAAACGCCAGTAATAACGACAAACGGTTGCGACTGGAGATACATGACGATGGTGCAGGTATTGCCCCCGAACAACGGGAGCAGCTGATCCAAAGAGGGCAGCGTGCCGATACGCAATACAGCGGTCAGGGTATTGGCCTTAATGTGGCCCATGATATTATTGAAAGCTACCAGGGCAAGCTCATTATTGAACAATCCCCTGACGGCGGCGCCCTATTCGCCTTAGAGTTTTATACCCACTAA
- a CDS encoding ion transporter, with protein sequence MTTEISKENLREKLYRIIFGTDTPAGKRFDLILIVAILLSVTAVILDSIEAWQLRYAMHLFYIEWFFTLLFTLEFIARIYCSPNPKAYITSFYGIVDLLAILPTYISLFVPSASLLLVIRLLRVMRIFRVLKLLQYSGEANALLRSLLMARRKIFIFLFFVLILVTIFGSLMYIIEGPIYGFTSIPRSIYWAIVTVTTVGYGDITPHTIFGQAIAALAMLTGYAIIAVPTGIISAELISEMQRERTVIRCSNCERFGHEADAEYCRFCGTELKYQRSNPIVDPASNSTSDNKAL encoded by the coding sequence ATGACAACAGAGATCAGCAAAGAAAACCTCCGAGAAAAACTCTACCGAATTATCTTCGGCACCGACACGCCCGCCGGTAAGCGCTTTGACTTAATACTGATTGTCGCCATCCTGCTGAGTGTAACCGCCGTTATTCTCGACTCGATAGAAGCCTGGCAACTGCGCTATGCCATGCATTTATTTTATATTGAGTGGTTCTTTACCCTACTATTTACGCTGGAGTTTATTGCCCGCATTTATTGCTCCCCCAACCCCAAAGCCTATATCACCAGCTTTTATGGCATTGTCGATTTACTGGCAATTTTGCCGACCTATATTTCACTGTTTGTCCCCTCCGCCAGTTTACTGCTGGTGATTCGCTTGCTGCGGGTTATGCGTATTTTTCGGGTACTGAAATTATTGCAGTACAGCGGTGAGGCCAATGCCCTATTGCGTTCTTTATTAATGGCACGCCGGAAAATTTTTATCTTTCTATTTTTTGTGTTGATTCTGGTCACCATTTTTGGCTCGCTGATGTATATCATCGAAGGGCCTATTTACGGTTTTACCAGTATCCCCCGCAGTATTTATTGGGCTATCGTTACGGTTACCACCGTGGGCTACGGTGATATCACACCCCATACCATTTTTGGTCAGGCCATTGCTGCTCTCGCCATGCTGACAGGCTATGCCATTATTGCGGTACCCACCGGGATTATCAGTGCGGAATTGATCAGTGAAATGCAGCGAGAAAGAACGGTGATACGATGCAGCAACTGTGAAAGATTTGGCCATGAAGCCGATGCTGAATATTGCCGCTTTTGTGGCACCGAATTAAAATACCAGCGCAGCAACCCTATCGTCGACCCAGCCTCTAACAGCACCTCTGATAATAAGGCTTTATAG
- a CDS encoding diguanylate cyclase domain-containing protein, translating into MSSDKPTLLVIGSNAVMESALCQHLQSTLSLAYAANADQVIDVTTDDEGIDLLLFDVDSLGESAHETCLWLKTDNETKHLPVIVIMSDTQQASKWLNIGAVDVINPDSPVEVVERRLNTLLELQHKTHLLSDIASLDPLTALASKQRLDEYLDIEWRRSLREFYPLSLISIDIDLFTGFNDQNGLGSGDDALRRIARALEGSSNRAADMVSRYQSDQFVVLLPTIELENALVVAERMVAAVEALAIPNQASTIADILTVSAGVATIEPSRDKRYEDLMDEAQEMLYRSQQEGGNQAQGVSL; encoded by the coding sequence ATGTCGTCTGATAAGCCAACGCTTTTGGTTATTGGTTCTAATGCTGTGATGGAGTCAGCTCTCTGTCAGCATTTGCAGTCAACACTCTCGCTGGCTTATGCCGCCAATGCCGATCAGGTGATTGATGTCACCACAGATGACGAAGGCATTGACCTGTTATTGTTTGATGTTGATAGCCTGGGTGAAAGCGCCCATGAAACCTGCCTGTGGCTAAAGACCGATAATGAGACCAAGCATCTACCGGTTATAGTGATCATGTCTGATACCCAGCAGGCGTCCAAGTGGCTAAATATTGGGGCTGTTGATGTTATTAACCCTGACAGCCCGGTTGAGGTGGTTGAACGGCGCTTAAATACGCTGCTAGAACTGCAACATAAAACCCATTTACTGAGTGACATTGCCTCCCTTGACCCGCTAACGGCCCTGGCCAGCAAGCAGCGTTTAGATGAGTATCTGGATATTGAATGGCGTCGCAGCTTACGCGAGTTTTATCCGCTGTCGCTAATCAGTATCGATATTGATTTATTTACCGGCTTTAACGACCAGAATGGTTTGGGTAGCGGTGACGACGCTTTAAGACGTATTGCCAGAGCTTTGGAGGGCAGCAGCAACCGAGCGGCGGATATGGTGTCCCGCTATCAGAGTGACCAGTTTGTGGTATTGCTGCCGACTATTGAGTTGGAGAATGCTCTGGTCGTGGCTGAACGGATGGTGGCGGCGGTAGAAGCCTTGGCGATTCCCAATCAGGCGTCAACCATTGCAGATATATTAACGGTCAGTGCCGGTGTGGCGACGATCGAGCCATCCCGTGATAAGCGTTATGAAGATTTGATGGATGAAGCGCAGGAAATGCTTTATCGCTCGCAGCAAGAGGGCGGCAATCAGGCACAAGGTGTCTCCCTGTAG
- a CDS encoding response regulator transcription factor, with product MRILIVEDEANIRQQLAESMQQNGYATDTAQDGKEGLYMVEEYPYDLAIIDLGLPEVSGIELIKALRQMGKTFPVLILTARSDWQDKVEGLEAGADDYVVKPFHIEEVSARINALLRRSAGKATATLNFGPLTIDTAAKTAAIDGQAMTLTSYEYNTLQYLAHHAGKVVSKTELTEHLYSQDFDRDSNVIEVFIGRLRKKIDPQNSLKPIATVRGQGYRFTLASTAPDSTSGD from the coding sequence ATGCGTATCCTTATTGTTGAAGACGAAGCCAATATTCGTCAGCAGCTCGCCGAATCCATGCAGCAAAATGGCTATGCCACCGATACCGCTCAGGACGGTAAGGAAGGCTTATATATGGTGGAGGAATACCCCTATGATTTGGCCATTATCGACTTAGGCTTACCTGAAGTGTCAGGTATTGAACTGATCAAGGCACTGCGCCAAATGGGCAAGACCTTTCCTGTACTGATTCTAACGGCCCGCAGCGACTGGCAAGATAAAGTCGAAGGTCTGGAGGCGGGTGCTGACGACTATGTAGTAAAACCCTTTCATATTGAAGAAGTCAGCGCCCGTATTAATGCACTGCTAAGACGCAGTGCAGGCAAAGCCACAGCTACGCTTAACTTTGGCCCCCTGACGATTGATACGGCGGCAAAGACAGCCGCTATTGATGGTCAGGCCATGACCTTAACCAGCTATGAATATAATACCTTACAGTATCTGGCTCACCATGCCGGTAAAGTGGTCTCTAAAACCGAGCTCACCGAGCACCTCTATAGCCAGGACTTCGACCGGGATAGCAATGTGATTGAAGTATTTATTGGCCGCCTGCGTAAAAAAATTGACCCACAAAATAGCTTAAAGCCCATAGCCACCGTTCGCGGCCAAGGCTATCGCTTTACTCTGGCCAGCACTGCGCCAGACTCAACGTCAGGGGATTAA
- a CDS encoding secondary thiamine-phosphate synthase enzyme YjbQ, with translation MVTTLSIDVRQQGLLAFTAQVQQQVAASNLTEGLCTLFIQHTSASLLVQENYDPSAQHDLENWLNRLVPENDPLYTHTLEGPDDMPAHIKSALTATSLSIPIIEGQLALGTWQGIYLWEHRHYRGQRNVIIHIA, from the coding sequence ATGGTCACAACACTGTCTATTGATGTCCGCCAACAAGGCTTGTTAGCCTTTACCGCTCAAGTGCAACAACAGGTAGCGGCTTCAAACCTCACCGAGGGGCTATGCACTCTGTTTATCCAGCACACCTCAGCCAGTCTGTTAGTGCAGGAAAATTATGACCCCTCGGCGCAGCATGATCTGGAAAATTGGCTCAACCGCTTAGTGCCGGAAAATGACCCGCTGTATACCCATACTCTGGAAGGCCCTGACGATATGCCAGCCCATATTAAATCGGCATTAACCGCCACCAGCCTGTCGATACCGATTATCGAAGGGCAGTTGGCACTGGGAACCTGGCAAGGTATTTACTTGTGGGAGCACCGCCACTATCGCGGGCAGCGCAATGTGATAATACATATAGCGTAG
- a CDS encoding TonB-dependent receptor, with protein MISQPSAADQQQLNLEAGSNDYYRLKFSQSDNDGQHGYRINLNGAHDGGYKDDSGFDQQKMTARHDYTADNLAINTLLSVSNLNQETAGYVEGEEAYKESDRRRENPNPEAYRDSQSVRLQSRIEKSLNNGGSFIITPYARYTDMEFLMHFLPGTPLEDNGQKSAGVQSSYQRQTSNGLSLRQGFDAEFTDAYLKQSQEGGFSSFPAGKQYDYEVEAMMLAAFINADYSLTSNTVASLGGRYEFLEYDYDNQMIAGNTAEDGSVCINSRSGAEGCRYTRPEDSKDDFDNISANASINHQFSEQLNSYIRFAHGFRAPQATEMYRLQNGQMEADLDSEEINSIEWGLRGSHDTVQYSLTSFYMKKTNVIFQSSDRLNIDDGQTEHMGVEYDLSWQLGQQWDIRASGTFARHEYTSDVSLFGSDDAINLDGNDVDTAPRRMSTVQLGWQPTDTTRAELEWVSMGKYYTDIDNLHSYEGHDLYHLRLRQQLNSNISVGIRVNNLTDEDYAERADFSSFSGDRYFIGEPRSYYADIAIQF; from the coding sequence GTGATCAGCCAGCCCTCCGCTGCCGACCAACAACAGCTCAATCTCGAAGCGGGCTCCAATGACTACTACCGTCTTAAGTTCAGCCAGAGCGATAATGACGGCCAACATGGCTACCGCATTAACCTTAATGGCGCCCACGATGGCGGCTATAAAGATGACTCCGGTTTTGACCAGCAGAAGATGACTGCGCGCCATGATTACACCGCGGACAATCTTGCTATCAATACGCTGTTAAGTGTCAGCAATCTGAATCAGGAAACTGCGGGCTATGTTGAAGGTGAAGAGGCCTACAAAGAGAGCGACCGCCGCCGGGAAAACCCCAACCCCGAAGCCTACCGCGATAGCCAGTCCGTACGCCTGCAAAGCCGTATCGAAAAATCACTCAATAATGGCGGCTCTTTTATTATCACACCCTATGCCCGCTATACCGATATGGAATTTTTGATGCACTTTTTACCCGGCACACCACTGGAAGACAATGGCCAAAAGAGTGCCGGTGTGCAGAGCAGCTACCAGCGACAGACCAGCAATGGTCTCAGCCTGCGTCAGGGCTTTGATGCGGAGTTTACCGATGCTTATCTCAAGCAGTCACAGGAAGGCGGCTTTTCCTCCTTCCCGGCGGGCAAACAGTATGACTATGAGGTGGAAGCGATGATGCTGGCTGCGTTTATCAATGCCGATTACAGTCTTACCTCCAATACGGTGGCGTCACTGGGTGGTCGCTATGAGTTTTTAGAATACGACTATGACAACCAGATGATAGCGGGCAATACCGCTGAAGACGGTTCGGTATGTATTAATAGCCGCTCCGGCGCCGAGGGTTGCCGCTATACCCGCCCTGAAGATAGCAAAGATGACTTTGATAATATCTCCGCCAATGCCAGTATCAACCATCAGTTTAGCGAGCAACTTAACAGCTATATCCGTTTTGCCCATGGCTTTAGAGCGCCACAGGCCACTGAGATGTACCGTTTACAGAATGGCCAAATGGAGGCGGATTTAGACTCGGAAGAAATCAATAGTATTGAATGGGGTCTGCGGGGCAGCCACGATACAGTGCAGTACAGCCTGACCAGTTTCTATATGAAAAAGACCAATGTGATTTTCCAGTCCTCTGATCGCCTGAATATCGATGATGGCCAGACAGAGCATATGGGAGTGGAGTACGACCTGTCCTGGCAGCTAGGCCAGCAGTGGGATATTCGTGCCTCCGGGACCTTTGCCCGTCATGAATATACCAGCGATGTCAGTTTGTTTGGTTCGGATGACGCTATCAATCTGGACGGCAACGATGTTGATACGGCGCCGCGCAGAATGAGCACGGTTCAGTTGGGCTGGCAGCCCACCGACACTACCCGGGCGGAACTGGAGTGGGTATCGATGGGCAAGTACTACACCGATATTGATAATCTGCATAGCTATGAAGGCCATGACCTTTATCATTTAAGACTGCGCCAGCAGCTCAATAGTAATATTAGTGTTGGTATCAGGGTCAATAATCTGACCGATGAGGACTATGCCGAGCGGGCGGACTTCTCTTCCTTCTCGGGTGATCGGTATTTTATTGGTGAGCCGCGCTCTTATTACGCCGATATTGCTATCCAATTCTGA
- a CDS encoding TonB-dependent receptor: protein MPIIDIRSALITTLLASIALPLQIQAASNDAMETTVVTATRTEQSLADSAASLSLISEQELEQISAIHISEALARVPGVWISRGNGQEHLTAIRSPVLTGAGSCGAFTVAEDGVPVRATGFCNVNQLFDINTEQAQRIEVLRGPAPFPTAPMPCMALSM, encoded by the coding sequence ATGCCTATCATTGATATTCGCTCGGCCCTAATCACCACCTTATTAGCTTCCATCGCCCTACCCCTGCAAATCCAAGCAGCCAGCAACGATGCGATGGAGACCACGGTCGTCACCGCCACCCGAACTGAACAATCACTCGCCGATAGTGCCGCCAGCTTATCGCTTATTTCAGAACAGGAGCTGGAACAAATCTCGGCCATCCATATCAGCGAAGCATTGGCCAGAGTCCCCGGTGTCTGGATTAGCCGCGGCAATGGTCAGGAACACCTGACCGCCATTCGCTCACCGGTATTAACCGGTGCTGGCAGCTGCGGTGCCTTTACCGTGGCCGAAGATGGCGTACCGGTGCGCGCTACCGGCTTTTGTAATGTGAACCAACTGTTTGATATCAATACCGAGCAAGCCCAACGCATAGAAGTACTGCGCGGCCCGGCACCGTTTCCCACGGCTCCGATGCCCTGCATGGCGTTATCAATGTGA